GCCTTTCATTTCTTTTCCCCCACTACGTGTCTTCTTCCTCACTCCCCACGTAGCACTGCCGCCGTCGCCTGCCCACCCACCGCACCACGTTATCGTCGCCCCGTGCTAGATCCGGCCGCCAACCACCCCAACCGCCGGTTCCATCACTCCTCTATCATCGCCCGCCGCCCCATGCCTCGAATCAGGCCCGATtcgccactgccgccgccgcctgaTTCGCCACCGCCAAGGCCCCGCCCAACCCCCACCCCACCGCCGCACTCCTCGAATCNNNNNNNNNNNNNNNNNNNNNNNNNNNNNNNNNNNNNNNNNNNNNNNNNNNNNNNNNNNNNNNNNNNNNNNNNNNNNNNNNNNNNNNNNNNNNNNNNNNNNNNNNNNNNNNNNNNNNNNNNNNNNNNNNNNNNNNNNNNNNNNNNNNNNNNNNNNNNNNNNNNNNNNNNNNNNNNNNNNNNNNNNNNNNNNNNNNNNNNNNNNNNNNNNNNNNNNNNNNNNNNNNNNNNNNNNNNNNNNNNNNNNNNNNNNNNNNNNNNNNNNNNNNNNNNNNNNNNNNNNNNNNNNNNNNNNNNNNNNNNNNNNNNNNNNNNNNNNNNNNNNNNNNNNNNNNNNNNNNNNNNNNNNNNNNNNNNNNNNNNNNNNNNNNNNNNNNNNNNNNNNNNNNNNNNNNNNNNNNNNNNNNNNNNNNNNNNNNNNNNNNNNNNNNNNNNNNNNNNNNNNNNNNNNNNNNNNNNNNNNNNNNNNNNNNNNNNNNNNNNNNNNNNNNNNNNNNNNNNNNNNNNNNNNNNGAATCCAGCCCCATTTGCCACCGCCAAGCCCCTGCCCTGCCCCCCCCACCTCCGGCCGCCACCAAACCGATCGAATCGCGCCACGCCGTCACCGCCCCACCGTCGCCATGCCGCCCGAAGAGCAAGAAGGGTTTCTTCAGAGTGCTGGCGAAGCCGTTCGACAACTTCGGCGCCGAAACCTACGACGAGGGTTGCCGCTTTTGGCTCGGCACATACCCCACCATTGACGAGGCCGCGTGTGCATACAATGTGGCAGCATGGTGTGCCGGGAGGGCGGGGATGGAGCTCAACTTCCCAGAGATTGAGACACGAGTGGCTGTGGAGTTCGTCATGCCGAAGGGTATTTGGATGGAGGAtatgacgacgaagaagaagaagaggccggcCATTCGCGTTGCTCCCGACGATAGTGACGAGGCGGCGATGGTGAGGTTCCGGCGGGAGCATCTCTAGGCTGAGCGTGAGTTCTACTggaagcgcgaggccgagcagaagaagaagggggtGAAGAATGAGGATGAGGCCGTTCCCTCAACGGTGATCCCCGTCGAGTCTGAGTCGGGGACTGGGGTGActcggaggaggacgacgaggggTGCGACGACCCGGACAAGGATGAGTTCTGGGAGCAGTTCAAGAGCTCCGATGAGTAGTTTCATCTTCGATGTAGTTCAAGTAGTTGTTTCAGCTACTAGTAGTCAGTAGTAGTAATTTGATGGGTGTAGTAGTTTAAATTAGTAGTGGTAGCCATTTACCTATGTTTCAATTCGAACTGTGTTTAGTTATGTTTCGATTAAAGTAGTAGTTGAACTTGCTAGTTTTTACATCACAAATATACTCACAAATATGTATTGGAGTTGAAGTTTTCTACACATCACAAATATACATTATCTATTGGAGTACATCATATCTATTGGAGTTGAAGTTTTCTACACATCACAAATATACATTATCTGTTGAAGTTGGAGTGCTTTTATTAAGATGTAAAAGGCACTTCTTAATGATGTAAATTTGATTACTGCCACACTTGACTGACTCGCATGCACGCGTCTGAGATCAGCGCACGGCGCCCCGTGTAACAAACCAATCgcacgctcgctcgctcgctcctcGTCAATTTCAGCGGCCATTCCACGACCGCCCAGAGAAGACccgcctcctccccgagctcccTCTCCGTCCTCGTCGTCTCCCTCTCCCGCTTCCCCCCACCCCACCCAACCAACACGTTGACGCGCAGACACGCTTCGCCGGGCGTCGGAGCGGCATCGGCGAGCCATGAAGGGCGGCGGAGCCATCCggagcggcggcgggggcggcggcgggctgATGCGGACGCGGCTGCGGCTCCCCGTGGTGCTCCTCTCCTGctccctcttcttcctcgccgGCTTCCTCGGCTCCCTCCTCTTCACCCAGGTAACTAACGCGGCCGCCCCGGCCCGCAGATTCGTTTCGTCGCGCGCACGCGCGGGCCTCTGATCTGGGGTGGCTCTGGCGGTTGTCCCGTGGCAGGATCCGCAGGGGGAGGAGGACGTGGAGCGGCCGCTGCGGAGGGAGCGGCTCATGGAGGCGGTCTGGCCGGAGATGGCGTACGGGGAGTCCGGCGAGCCCGCGCCCTCCTTGATCCCTTACCAGGTCCCGTCTCGTCCCGATTCCCTTCGTCGCATTGCCATTTTGTTCTTCGGGGATTCAGTTTAGGCTTTGCGGTGTCAGTGACCACTTATTAGCATTGGGGACGAGGGATTGCTGACGTTCGTGAAATTTTTGGTGAGGATGCGCACTGCATTCGGTGGCGACGTGCAATTTGCCACGGTGGTCTGTTCTGACGGTCACTTGCAGACTGCAGTTGAGTGATTTGTCGGTGCAAAGTACCTCCGATTTGGAATACTGTATCTACTGTCTGTACAACGGATTTAGTGTGAATAGTTTGATTTGATACGTAGCATTTTTGTGGGCAACTCGACTGGCGGTTGTTTGTTTAGCTCCCATGCAATTATCTAGGGCTACATGCCTAACGGAATATTGTTACGCATGTGGAATATCACAATCTTTGCGCCTGATGACATTACCAGCAAATCCAAGACATGTGGATTCTGTGAGCATTACATAGCGTCTGTAACCCCGCATTTCCGCCTCTTCCGTGAGTCTTCAGGACTCTTATGTGGTTTACCTTGGTTCCTATTAGTTGTGGTATTGGCCAATTGCGTGGGAAATAGCCTATTCAAAGGAAGTTGTTACAGGAAAAGGACACTGTTTAGTTGAATTTTTGTTACCAGCTACAGCTAGTGTCATCTATTTGTCGGAGAATTGCATTGGCAATTGATTACTTGAAGGACATCACTGCGAATGAAAGATGGAACTGCTAGTTTTCATTCCTGCGACCCGTGTAGGAGTACCTAACAAATGGGTACCCGGTCACTTCCTATACACGCATCTCATATCGGGAAAGCATAATATTAACATATGTCCATATGCATCTCTTCGTGAGTTTGTACAATCAAATCTCAAACGCTTTGAGAATTTCTTAAAACAATTATGGTGCCACAAAATGTTGACTTGCGTGCATGTACAAAAagttgagaaaaaaaatcatatgtgTACTGTGTGGATTTTAATCTCATGTTCAGCTCCTAACTTCGGTACCTACTATACTAGCCCTTAAGAACGGCAACACTAAATTCTTTTGAAAAGTTGCACTGAGCCTTCTTATTGCATGTGGTACATTTCATTTTTCCTGTACCACAATTTCACCTACATAAATCAATGCTGCCTTGACCCCTTCTTAGTTTCTTTGGGAATCTGCTCTATGTTGCTTTACTAATGTAACTCTCATCCTCTTGAACAGATTTTGAGCTGGCAACCTCGTGCATTATATTTTCCACAATTTGCAACAGCAGAACAGTGTGAGAATGTGGTAAAAACTGCAAAGGCACGGCTTAGGCCATCAACATTGGCCTTAAGGAAAGGAGAAAGCGAGGAGACTACCAAAGGAATAAGGACAAGGTAACTCTTACTTACATTAACTTCTTACAGTCCCAGAGCATTCATCATAAAGGTTAGATAATTGGACCAGTGAGTTGGAGACCAGCAGGTAATTATTACTATTTTAAATCGCATGGTTTAATTTAAGTGtaagatagtactccctccgtcctataatgtaagatgttttttgacactagtgtagtgttaaaaaacgtcttatattatgggacggagggagtaaattctAAGCAAACAAAATTGGTCCAGTTCTGGTATCTAGTAATTGTTTACTTCTCTTAGTACTGACGCTGTCTCTCCACCATTACCGACAACCCTTGGCCTGTTGTGCAAATACTCACCTCGTGGTCTCTATGATTTAGATATTTTGAAACGTTTTATTAGGGATTGTGAGGTGCCAAATGCACAGCGAGATCAGATCTGTTCTTTGTTTTCAATGGGCTTAATAAGATGGGATATTTTTCTTATATATTTTTGTACCAAATCTCCAGCCTTATTTGTTACTGTAAGTTCATGATTACCCTTAGCAGATAACTTTGATATTTGAGGTTGAACACATGGGGAGAGTAGGCACCAGAGCTCGACATTGGGAGACCCTGGTTGCAAAGAAGAGGGAAAGCAGGCATCACAAGATCTGGGAGCTGGGTTTACCCGAGTCCATGCGAGGTTTTGCAGGGCACATGGAAAATCTGACAAAGCTGGTGATGTGTCGGTGTGATATTGGCCACTTAGGCATCAAAAAATGGGGAAGGGGACAAAATGATGTGATGGTGTAAAACCCACGCGGTTTACTAGAGTATAGTGTTGACATATAGGAGTGCTGAGACTTCATTTTGTCATTTTTATCAGGGGTGTTCATCACGGTTTTGGTCCTATTTCAACCTGTGAAATAGCTACCATTTTTACAAAAGCTCAAACTCTTGTACAGAAGTCCTACTCTTGGTTGCCTCTTGTTGTCACAAAAACTAAATGCTTACAACCTTATCTAATTCTGCAATGAGCTAATGGTTGTATCATATTGCCAAACAGCTCAGGCACATTCCTTAGTGCCGAAGAAGATCCAACTGGAGCTCTTGCAGAAATTGAAATGAAGATTGCAAAGGCTACCATGATGCCGAGAAGTCATGGAGAGGTACTATTCTGTAAGTAGTGATTTATTGATTGTTTCTTGTGCAAAATTGTTGGCTTTCATCCTCATTGAACATCCAGGTTTGTATAGTGCCATGTAGCCTTGGGATAAGTTTCTTTGATTTAAGAAAACAGTGTTACAGTATGTCACTGATTTTACGTTTGTCATATGTTGCAGCCATTTAATGTCCTTCGGTATGAGATTGGACAGAAGTATGCTTCACACTATGATGCATTTGACCCGGCTCAATATGGTCCACAAAAAAGCCAAAGGGTATGTTCTAGTTTCACTTGCATTCTGCTTAAATTGGAGCTCTATATTGAATATTTTTTTCAACTTGAGATAAGTTTCTTTACCAAGCTTACAGCTGTGCATGACAAGTTTTATCTCAACATTGTCTGTCCTCTGCATTCCTTTCTGTTTGTCTCCTTGGTTTTGGTTTTCCACAACTGCGACTCACTCTGCATCAGTCCTTTTAAGAAATATTCTGGTCTGCAGTCTGTTTGATTGAACACTGAACAAAAGGGACTTCAGTTATTGGTGAATGTAATTAAGAAACCATTGAACTGCATTTCCGCAGGTGGCATCTTTCTTGCTCTATCTCACGGATGTCGAGGAAGGTGGAGAAACCATGTTCCCGTACGAGGTGGGCACTTCGGAAATTTTGTTACGAATTGTTTCAGTAGAACTGTAATGAACTCTTTGTTGATTTACAGAATGGGGATAATATGAACATAGGCTACGACTACGAGCAGTGCATCGGCTTAAAGGTAAAACCGAGGAAGGGCGACGGCCTCTTGTTTTACTCCCTTATGGTAAATGGTACCATTGATCCGGTACGTTCTTGGCACTCAAGTTCGCATGACTTTTCTATCACAACAATTTTTCATTCAAAGCACATGTTTCTCTAATATCGGTGCCATATGGCCCCACAACTAAATATGTCGTGGATTTTTAACTCTATGGTGGATGTGCTGCTGCAgacttcacttcatggaagctgccCAGTGGTGAGAGGAGAGAAATGGGTCGCCACGAAATGGATTAGAGACAAGACGCTGTAAATGAGGCTAACAAACAGAGGCTCCACGTCCTAAATAGATCCACACATACATAGTAATCATTTTTTTTCTACACGATCATGTACCTGTACATTACATTTATTCAATTTTCATCGGTCTTCATGAACCAGTGAGGTAGGGGGAAAAACAACTTGCAGTTTCCATCTGCTAATTTGACAGGCGTGTTAGTCTAATCTTGGTGGCTGAGTCATGTGTCTCTTCttttctacttcctccgttccaaaatatacctGAACTTGTagctttgtcctaagtcaaacATGTCTACGTTTGACTAACTCCACAGAAAAATATATGAACATCAGCtacatatattacaaaaatatgttTTATAATGAATCTAAAGAAATTAATATTATGTTGTAGATAATGAtaaatccaaaataagtgtcgttggTTTTAGTTCGGCAACGGAACTTATTTTGGATCTGGAGTATGTTTTtctacaaatttgatcaaacttaaaagaTGTTTGATTTTAGTTGTGCTGTTGCGAGATCTGCACACAAGGGGCGCATGGTCGGACAGTGGACGGGTTCTGTTTACAGTCCAACCATTTTTCCAACTGCATACGGTTTTTCACCATGTCATGTGCAGGCACAACTCAGAAATTTTGTAAACAGTATTCCAAATAAAAACTCATCTTTAATGTTACACAAAACCATACAGATTAATCCCAATAAAAATAACCCATACATTTGACTGTTGCAACTCTAATACTGTTGGATCTTAGGACTGCCCAATGTAGACAATTCACTTACCCTGTTACAGAAATGGTGATATGCATGTCGCCACATTCATCAACCACTATCACTGAAGTATAAACAACAGTGTGCTCTGAAGTTTACAAATACAAGGTTACAAGCTCTTTTTGGGTTGTCCGCGCACAGCGACTCAGACCGTCATCTCAGTTGTAGGACGGCTAGTTGGACCAAGTTGCCATTGTAACAGTTCCATCATGTGATAACAATCAGCAACTGCTCCACTTTACACGGTTCGCACTGAATGTCATTGCGGCCGTGCCCTGCTGTTCTCCGCTGCTCTAACTTGAAGGAAGTATGGATGCGCCTACATACACGTTTGCAGCATATTAACTTTAAGAGTAAATGAATGTTACTGATCAGTGGTCAGTTATAGAACCTTGGATGTGTGAAAATATTTTATTGGAACTCAAAACAGATATATTCGCAAGAAAAAAAAACTCAAAACAGATAAGCAAGACTCAACATATATGGTCAAAAGCACGCAACATGATGCGTCCAAATGACGAAAGTACATGCATGGCTGAGCAACTTCATTAAGACAGGTCCAGGAAACAAAACTATAGTATCATCTTGAACTGTAACAAAGTGTATCGGTCTTTGACTTACCATAGCTTCACGGGCAGTGAGCCTATCTTGGTGATCATAGCGAAGAAGCTTATCGAGAAAATCTATGGCCTACAAGTACACATGAAATCATGCAGTCAAGCAGAGAACTCACAATCAAACATATACTGGTTATACAAGTGCCATTAACTAACCTCGGGAGATACTAGATGCTGGTTATCAGCATTAATGAACTTTGACCAGGGTTTTCTACTGTGCCTGCACATGGCATACATGGAACGATGGAAAGGTCAGAATTCTTAGTCTTCAAACACAAAGGAGGAAGGTAACGACATCCCCAAGCATGCAGCTTACCTTCCAACAAGATGTTCAAGCTGAGGGTCAAGCTCAAGGTGGTACTTCTTTAAGTAAGCATTCAGGCTGTCTGTTCCAAGTACCTGAGAATAATGGCAAGTGGCACGAATAAGACACTACCATGCTGGACAAAGTATCCATGTATTCAgggtaaggcctcctttggtttataggaattttgtaggaattcTTCCTttggagccctttggtttgtaggaatgaattcctattcctatgtaggataggaatcaatccttcacatttcaaagtaaaaaataataattagcctagactcaatggaaaaattcctatgaacACAATGGGCAAGGTACGTGTAACATAGGCAAAGCTCCTTAGGACAAATAATATCACTGTATGTTATCTGGTTGTTGGGTTTAGTGCCATCTTAACAGCAAATTGGGTCCTGTACAGAGCATTTTTAATTTGGCAGTCAGTCATAGCCATGGGCCTCAACAGGAAGGAGCCACCGTGGAAAGGAAGATGAGGGGTGACTTATTCCTTGATTATTGAGCAAACTGCCTTAACTCTGATAGAGGAGATGGGTCTTTCTTACAATACAATCTTATCCAATCAGATCGAGCAATCTTAACCCTAACTGAACTCAAGATCATGGTGCCCACTGCATGCTACAGAAAACAGGTTTTGTAATGGAAAGGTTTTTAGCAAAAAGGCCAAACCATGGGTTGCATCACTAAAACACATTTAGCAATAAGTACAAGCCTTCTATTACCAGAGATATGAGAGATGCCAGAATCAAACTGGGGCTCACCTTTGCAATTTTCACGAGTTGGTCATGGTTATCATGGCCATAGAAGAATGGCTCCTTGCGGAAGATCTGCAGCCATGAAAACAAGTAGCAAATGAGTCAGTTACGGAACTAATGTCAATACCCCATTAAGTCCAGGATACTTATACGGGTATTCATAATCCATACATACCATCCCAGCAAACATGCACCCAAGGCTCCACATGTCCAGAGAATAATCGTAATCTTGCAAATCAACTAGAAGTTCAGGTCCCTTGAAATACCTGGATTAAATGGGGAAAAAATGATATGCTCAGATATTAAAAAGCATACGTAAGGAAATATAAATGAAAATCAGAACATGCATTATGGACTAATAAGCAATAAAAcatgctagcatgaataatatgTTGTAGTGATAAAACAAATTGTTATGGACTAATAAGCAATAAAACATGCTAACATGCTAACATGAATAATATGTTGTAGTGATAAAACAAATTGTTATGTAGTGATAGAACATGTTTTTTAATGTAATTT
Above is a window of Triticum dicoccoides isolate Atlit2015 ecotype Zavitan chromosome 5B, WEW_v2.0, whole genome shotgun sequence DNA encoding:
- the LOC119311914 gene encoding probable prolyl 4-hydroxylase 9 isoform X1; protein product: MKGGGAIRSGGGGGGGLMRTRLRLPVVLLSCSLFFLAGFLGSLLFTQGEEDVERPLRRERLMEAVWPEMAYGESGEPAPSLIPYQILSWQPRALYFPQFATAEQCENVVKTAKARLRPSTLALRKGESEETTKGIRTSSGTFLSAEEDPTGALAEIEMKIAKATMMPRSHGEPFNVLRYEIGQKYASHYDAFDPAQYGPQKSQRVASFLLYLTDVEEGGETMFPYENGDNMNIGYDYEQCIGLKVKPRKGDGLLFYSLMVNGTIDPTSLHGSCPVVRGEKWVATKWIRDKTL
- the LOC119311914 gene encoding probable prolyl 4-hydroxylase 9 isoform X2 — encoded protein: MKGGGAIRSGGGGGGGLMRTRLRLPVVLLSCSLFFLAGFLGSLLFTQDPQGEEDVERPLRRERLMEAVWPEMAYGESGEPAPSLIPYQILSWQPRALYFPQFATAEQCENVVKTAKARLRPSTLALRKGESEETTKGIRTSSGTFLSAEEDPTGALAEIEMKIAKATMMPRSHGEPFNVLRYEIGQKYASHYDAFDPAQYGPQKSQRVASFLLYLTDVEEGGETMFPYENGDNMNIGYDYEQCIGLKVKPRKGDGLLFYSLMVNGTIDPTSLHGSCPVVRGEKWVATKWIRDKTL